In Candidatus Defluviibacterium haderslevense, the following are encoded in one genomic region:
- a CDS encoding nitrous oxide reductase family maturation protein NosD, producing MKQFIIHNLFMLVIVTTNAMTYHVGATYAIQKIQWAINQAKSGDTIIVHEGIYKEGNVLIDKSLHVFGINRPVIDGQSKYEVVSIKSNQVVFDGFQVQHSGYATLEDPCGIKVYDSNHVTLSNNILDDNFFGIYLQYCNRCVVKNNRIKAYGKEEQQIGNGIHCWKSDTLQIIGNTIEGHRDGIYFEFVTHSIIWRNVSIRNIRYGLHFMFSNDDAYISNVFKENGAGVAVMFTKNVKMFNNVFEQNWGDAAYGMLLKEINDSYIIGNVFVSNTAGIFMDGTNRVKVEKNIFKNNGWGMKIQASCTQSEVTSNNFIGNTFDISTNGTLVLNTFDKNYWDKYEGYDLDKNNIGDVPFHPLSIFSVIVESNPSAMLLFRSFMVTLLDQSEKLIPTLTPAHFIDNTPLMRALEL from the coding sequence ATGAAACAATTTATTATCCATAATTTATTCATGTTGGTCATTGTAACTACGAATGCAATGACATATCATGTTGGTGCAACCTACGCAATTCAAAAAATTCAATGGGCCATCAATCAAGCAAAAAGTGGGGATACCATTATAGTGCATGAGGGGATATATAAGGAAGGAAATGTGTTAATCGACAAATCTTTGCATGTTTTCGGAATCAATAGACCAGTAATCGATGGACAAAGTAAGTATGAGGTTGTTTCTATTAAATCGAACCAAGTTGTTTTTGATGGATTCCAGGTACAACATTCGGGATATGCAACATTAGAAGATCCATGTGGAATTAAGGTGTATGATAGTAATCATGTAACCTTGAGTAATAATATCTTGGATGATAATTTTTTTGGAATCTATCTTCAGTATTGTAATCGTTGTGTGGTTAAAAACAATCGGATTAAGGCATATGGTAAAGAAGAACAACAAATTGGTAATGGCATCCATTGCTGGAAAAGTGATACTTTGCAAATTATAGGGAATACTATTGAAGGACATCGAGATGGAATATACTTTGAATTTGTAACTCATTCAATTATTTGGCGCAATGTTTCTATTCGAAATATTAGATATGGTTTGCATTTTATGTTTTCCAATGATGATGCTTACATTTCAAATGTATTTAAGGAAAACGGTGCTGGAGTAGCTGTCATGTTTACAAAGAATGTAAAGATGTTTAATAATGTATTTGAACAAAACTGGGGTGATGCTGCATATGGTATGCTTTTAAAAGAAATCAATGATAGTTATATTATTGGAAACGTATTTGTGAGTAATACAGCAGGTATTTTTATGGATGGTACGAATAGGGTAAAGGTTGAGAAAAATATATTTAAGAATAATGGGTGGGGCATGAAAATTCAAGCCAGTTGTACTCAAAGTGAAGTGACAAGCAATAATTTCATTGGGAATACTTTTGATATTAGTACAAATGGAACATTGGTATTAAATACATTTGATAAAAATTATTGGGACAAATATGAAGGATATGATTTAGACAAGAACAATATTGGAGATGTACCTTTTCATCCTTTGAGTATTTTTTCTGTTATTGTTGAATCTAATCCATCAGCGATGTTATTATTTCGAAGTTTTATGGTGACACTCTTGGATCAATCAGAAAAGTTAATTCCGACATTAACCCCAGCACATTTTATAGATAACACGCCTTTGATGCGCGCATTAGAATTATGA
- a CDS encoding ABC transporter ATP-binding protein, whose protein sequence is MIKVQQISKHFGAINVLNQVNLTCEKGSCIALIGPNGCGKTTLIKCILGMVIPTKGNILFSGLDISKTFKYRENIGYMPQIGRYPDHMTIGQIIEMMKEIRQSDTIEEELMYLFKLNQLFDKKMRTLSGGTTQKVSATLAFLFNPDVLILDEPTAGLDPLSAEILKEKIIKEKQNGKLILITSHMLSELDDLITQIVYMQDGTIKFHKDINVLRKETGEEKISKAISYILKENNND, encoded by the coding sequence ATGATAAAAGTCCAACAAATATCTAAACATTTTGGAGCCATAAATGTGCTTAATCAAGTCAATTTAACTTGTGAAAAAGGTTCATGTATTGCATTAATTGGTCCTAACGGTTGTGGAAAAACTACCTTGATAAAATGTATATTAGGTATGGTGATTCCCACTAAAGGGAATATACTATTTAGTGGACTAGACATTTCGAAGACATTTAAATATCGTGAGAATATAGGTTATATGCCTCAAATAGGAAGGTATCCTGATCATATGACAATAGGACAGATTATTGAAATGATGAAAGAAATCAGGCAATCTGATACAATAGAAGAGGAATTGATGTATTTATTCAAATTAAATCAATTGTTCGATAAAAAAATGAGAACACTTTCTGGAGGTACAACTCAAAAAGTCAGTGCTACTTTAGCCTTTTTATTTAATCCTGATGTATTGATATTAGATGAACCTACAGCAGGATTAGATCCATTATCGGCTGAAATATTGAAAGAAAAAATAATAAAGGAAAAGCAGAATGGAAAACTTATTTTAATTACATCACATATGTTGAGTGAATTGGATGATTTGATTACTCAAATTGTTTATATGCAAGATGGTACTATCAAATTCCATAAAGATATTAATGTATTACGTAAGGAAACAGGGGAAGAAAAAATATCAAAGGCTATTTCATATATTCTAAAGGAAAATAATAATGATTAG
- a CDS encoding nitrous oxide reductase accessory protein NosL, with translation MKILLINLFCLVILLFSCGSSEVPSMKLNVDQCEYCRMKISDGRFGAALTTQKGRTYKFDDLICLLNYKNENKNVNYLQFYISDFIQSNTMIQVDQAYFVEGSQIVGPMQGHIAAFANRDSALIYQKKYEAKLMNWEEVSH, from the coding sequence ATGAAAATTTTACTTATCAATTTATTTTGTCTCGTTATTCTACTTTTTTCTTGTGGGAGTTCCGAAGTGCCATCTATGAAACTTAATGTAGATCAATGTGAATATTGTAGAATGAAAATATCAGATGGCAGATTTGGTGCGGCATTAACTACTCAAAAGGGAAGAACATATAAATTTGATGATTTAATTTGTCTTTTGAATTATAAAAATGAAAATAAAAATGTGAATTATCTACAGTTTTATATTTCAGATTTTATACAATCCAATACAATGATACAAGTAGATCAAGCCTATTTTGTTGAGGGATCACAAATAGTTGGTCCAATGCAAGGACATATAGCTGCTTTTGCTAATAGAGATAGTGCTTTGATTTATCAAAAAAAGTATGAAGCTAAATTGATGAATTGGGAAGAAGTCAGTCATTAA